DNA from Polaribacter sp. NJDZ03:
TTCTGGTCTTATTAAGCTTCCTCCCCAATTTAAACCTTTTCCTGTAAAAACGCCTGTATGTTCTTGTTGTAATTTTTTGTACATACCGTACATAAACCCAATTTCTCTACCACCAGTTCCAATATCTCCAGCTGGTACATCTGTACTAGGTCCAATCATTCTCCATAACTCTAACATAAATGCTTGGCAAAAACGCATAATCTCAGTGTCCGATTTTCCTTTTGGATTAAAGTCAGAACCACCTTTTCCACCTCCCATTGGTAGTGTTGTTAAGGCGTTTTTAAATATTTGCTCGAATCCTAAAAATTTTAAGATACTTAAGTTTACACTTGGGTGTAAGCGAATACCTCCTTTATATGGTCCTATTGCATTATTAAACTGTACTCTATGACCAATATTTACTTGAACCTGTCCTGCATCATCAATCCAAGAAATTCTAAAGGTTAAAATTCTATCTGGTTCTACTAAACGCTCAATAATTTTAGCCGCTTCGTATTGTGGATTTTCATTATAAATTGTCTCAATAGACTCTAAAACCTCTTTAACAGCCTGTAAATATTCTTTTTCACCAGGGTGTTTTGTTTCCAAATTTGTTAAAATTTCTTTTACATTCATAATGGTATAATTAGTAATTTTTTATTGAATAACTTGTACTTCAAAAATACATTTTAAAATTGATTTTAAAATAAAATAGTCAGCATGTTTTTTGACAATTAACAATATTTTATCCTTTTTCTAAGAATCTGAATATTAATTCATTTATTTAAGGTGTTTTTTTATAATATATACATTTTACATAAACCCTTCTGGAGGTAATTCCTCAAATGATTCTTCTTTATTTGAAGTACTGTTTTCCAAGGAAATACCTTCTTTAAAAATAACTGCTTTATTATTTTTACCATCAATAATAACAGTAAGGTCCTTTTTAAAAGAAATATGCCTTAAATAAGAATCTTCAAAAACAGCTTCTTGATTATTTAAATAATCTACATCAAAAAAGCCATCTTTTATAAACGGGTTTATAGTTAAATAGCCCACTTTAAAAGAGGTTAAATTTTGAAAAAAATGGGTTCCCTGACTTGGGTCTATTCTAAAATCATTTAAACCAGATTCTACAATTATTTTTGCTGCTGATATTTGAGACCAAAGCACCGGAATGCCTAACCAAGAATCGCTAGATCCCCAACGCCCGGGCCCCACTAAAATATAGGGTTTGTCTAGTGCCACAAATTTTTTATTAATTTCTTCTACTGCACTTGCAATATCTCTTGTATTTGCAGAATTAAACGTTTCTGGTTTTACATAAACTACATCACAGATGTTTTCATATTTACCATTTCCTAAAGCGGATTCAGAATAAATGATGGTTTCAGAAATATCTAAATTTTCAGGCAATTTACTTACGGTTTCCACACTTTCTATGATGGGTCTTATCTGCAAAAAGCTAAATTCTTTTGGTTTACCTGTAGGAACATCTAATTTTACTGCAAATTCTATTTCTATTGGGTTTCTCATTTCTCGTTGCCCAACACGTAAGAGTTCTTGTAAAATTTCTGGCAATGGAAACGTATTGTATTTTAAAATATTATCGAACGTAATTACACGAATACCATCATGCATTACACCAGGTCTAATCATATTATTTTGTAAATCATAGGTAGATGCTACAAACTTTAAAGACCCATGATTTTCTGCTTTTCTAATCGTTACCTTCTTTTTATTGATAGCTTCACAAGTTGAAACCTTATAACTATCTGGGTTTAAATCTAAACCATAAAAATACTGTTGCGTTTCTCTTTGCGTAGAACCTGGAGAAGATAGTTGTAATATTTTTTTAGGATAAGAAGGTGAAAAACGTAATGTTTGTCCGCCACCCACTATTATTTCCCCTAAACCTAAAGCAATATTGGCAATTCCTTCACTTGCCTTTTCATCTCCAATGGGATAAAAATTAATAGAACGTGCTACCCCAGAAATGTTTGGATAATATACATCTTGATATGGCTTACCGATAACTTCTTGTAAAATTACAGCCATTTTATCTTCTTCTATAGTATGTGATATTGCTTTTAAATATGCTTTACTGTTTTCAAAAAAAGCAGATGCAATAACAGATTTAATTGCATTAGAAACCATTTCAACTTTTTTGTTTATTTCAGAATTTGGAATCATGTAGGTTGCAAAAACACCTGCAAAAGGCTGATAATTTGAGTCTTCTAACATACTAGATGATCGTACTGCAATAGGACAAGTAGTGGTTTTTAAAAATGCTCTAATATCTTCTAAAGCCCATTCTGGTAAATCTTTAGAAATAAATTCGTTTAATATTTTATCATCATCTGTACATTTTGCTGCAAATTTTATTAGTTTATGGGTTTCTATAAACTGATCAAAAACTTCTGTACTTATTACAACAGTTCTTGGTATAGTAATACTTACGTTTTTATATTTGTTATATAAATTATTGCGTTTTAAAAAGGAATCTATAAAAGCTAAACCTCTTGCTTTACCTCCTAAAGCACCTTCACCAATTCGTGCATAACCAACAAACTCATCGTATTTATCTTTGTTAAACTTTACAATTACACCTCTAGATCTATAAACTAAATATGACTTAATAGAATTAAGTAAGAAATCTCTTATTTGACCATTGTTTTCAAATTCATCATATTCTATAACGCTCAATAAATCTGCTAAAGGAAACAGCGCTCTAGATTTTAACCATTTAGAAAACTCACTTCTTTTTGCGTGATACATCAAACAATCTTCAGTAACTTTCTTTATAGCTCTTTGAAATTCTCCTAAATCTTTAGCTGTTGCTAAAACTTTCATTTGAGTAGGATCCCAAAACTCGAAATCTCCAAAAGCAAAGTATTTTATAATGTAATTTTTAATATCAACTCCTAAAGTTTCTGAGTGTTTATATAAAAATTTACCTTTCAATTCTAACGTTCGCCTCTCATTATTTTCATTAGATGATTGCATTAAAAAAGGAAAATAACGTTTATATTTTCTTACATAATCTAATAATAAAAAACCTGCTTCTTTGTTTCTAACTCCGTCTTTAAAGTAATTAACATCAGAAATTACACCTAGTAAATTTTCTTTGTACGTATCAAATAATTCAATACCTTCTTCAAAAGTAGTGGCTAGTAAAATTTTTGGTCTCCCTCGCATTAACAGCATTTTTCTATGCTCGTTTAATCCTTCAGACATTAATCCTTGTGTTTGTTTAAGAATCACTTTATAGATAAGCGGAATATATCTAGAATAAAACTTCAGTGAATCTTCTACCAATAAAATGGCTTTAACACCAATCGTATTAATATCAACTTCAGCATTCATTCTATCTTCAGTTAATTTAATAATTGCCAAAAATATATCTGCATTACCATTCCAATGAAAAACAAAATCTATACTATCTGTATTTTCTTTTTGTAATTTACTTCTTAATTGAGAAGAATGATGACTTAAAGCTGCTATTGGAACATTTGGGTATGCTTCTTTAATTTTTTTTGAAGTTTCAAAAGCATTGTAATTACCAATATCTAACCAAGTAATAACAATGTCTATTTGGTGAGTCTCCATCATTTTAATTGCTCTCTTAGCAGAATTTGCATGAATAAAGTTTGGTGGATGCCTTAGGTTTAAAGAAGTGTATTCATTAAAAATTCGTTCTTCAATTCTACCATCTTCTTCAAGCATATAAAAATCGTAGTTAGAACAAACTATTAATACCTTATTAATTCTATTTTGCATTAATTTATCAAAAGTTACCTCCTTAAAAGCATACGTTTTTAAATTAGATAAGATATTTTCTTTCATTATTATACTGTTTTATATAACTTACAATATATTAATTTTCTAGTTTAGAACATTAATAATTTGTAAGTATTCAGCTCAAAATTAGATTCAACAAAAATAAAAATGTGTAAATTCGCCATCTAATTTAGTATGTAATGTTAGATAAAGTAAAAGAACTGATTGGTGATGTAAAATCATTTAATGCAAGCACAAAAGAAGAAGTTGAAACTTTTAGAATTAAATACCTAGGTAGCAAAGGCTTACTTAAGGATTTATTTGCTGAATTTAAAAATGTAGACGCAGAGTTGCGTAAAGATTTTGGACAAGCATTAAATAATTTAAAAAAATCTGCAGAAGGAAAAGTTGCCGAGTTAAGCGAGTCTTTAGACAGTACTACAAGTCATAAATCTTTTTATGGAGACTTATCTCGCCCATCAGAGCCTATTAACTTAGGTTCTCGTCATCCAATTTCATTGGTAAAAAACCAAATTATTGATGTTTTTAACAGAATTGGTTTTACGGTTTCAGAAGGTCCAGAGATAGAAGATGATTGGCATAACTTTACTGCCTTAAACTTGCCAGAATATCACCCGGCAAGAGACATGCAAGACACGTTTTTTATAGAACAAGATCCAGATATTTTATTACGTACACACACATCTTCTGTACAAGTAAGATATATGGAAGAAAATAAACCACCGATAAGAACAATTTCTCCAGGTAGAGTTTTTAGAAATGAAGATATTTCTGCAAGAGCACATTGTATTTTTCATCAAGTAGAAGGTTTGTATATTGATACAGATGTTTCTTTTGCCGATTTAAAACAAACACTTTTATACTTTACTAAAGAGATGTTTGGTAAATCTAAAATACGTTTACGTCCTTCTTATTTTCCGTTTACAGAGCCAAGTGCAGAAGTAGATATTTATTGGGGATTAGAAACAGAAACAGATTATAAAATTACAAAAGGTACCGGTTGGTTAGAGATTATGGGATGCGGAATGGTAGACCCTAATGTATTAAAAAATGCAAATATAGATCCAACAAAATACTCTGGTTATGCTTTTGGAATGGGAATAGAACGTATTGCCATGTTGTTATACCAAATACCAGATATTAGAATGTTTTATGAAAACGATAAACGTTTCTTAGAACAATTTAAATCTGTTTTATAAAATTTCTAACCTTTTAAGTAAGGAAAGAGTTAAGATGTTTGTATAATAGGTATTGTAAATTTTAATAATAAAAAATAATTTATATAATGAAATACTTTTCACAATTTTGGGATGAAGAAAGAGATGATGAATATGCAGATTGGGGAACCTCAACTTGGTATTTTGAAACCAATGATGCAGACGAAGTTTTAAAACAAATTACTGTTTATAAAAACGAAAAAGTGACTAAATATAACGAAGATCATCTAGAAGATGAGTTTGGTGGTTTGTGTGAAGGAACTTTAACGATAGATGAATGTGACGGAGACGTTATCTCTAAAGAAGAGTTTTATAAACTTTGGTAATTCTATAGTTACAAAAGAAACATTTTTAAAAAGCTTATTATCTAGATCTTTATCCGCTTTTAGCGGTTAATAAACACATTTTAGACTTACATATTACAAAACTTAAAGCCGATATTTCTATCGGCTTTTTTCTTGAACAAAAAAATAACTTCGATAAGTTCGGTTTGTTCCGAACTAAAAATATATATTTGCACCGAATTTTACTGTACATGGATAATTAATGTTCAAAAACAGTGTTAAAGCAAAGAAAATGAAAGAAAAAATTTGCAAAGTAAAAATGGGCTTGGTAGAAAAACTAGGTGTCCATTTAGAAGACAGAGAACATTTAGCACCTGTTGCCGCTCGTATTTTATCTTACATCATCTTAACAGGTAAAAAAGGAACCACTTTTGAAGACATGGTAACCATACTTTGTGCAAGCAAAAGTACCATTTCTACACATCTAAATCATTTACAAGACTTAAATAAGATTGTGTATTTCACCAAAACAGGTGATCGAAAAAAATATTTTATCATTAATAAAGGTATGGTCTTACAACATATAGATAATATGATAAATAAATGGGGAGAAGAAAGAGAAATACATTTAGAATTAAAGAACTATAAAGAAACTATTAACACTAAAAAAATTGAAAATGAAAGTGAAAAATTCGATCTAAGTTTTCATGACGATTACATAAAATTTATAGACGGAGCGACAGCTTCTGTAGAAGAATTAAGATTAAAACTAGCCAATAATAAATTCGATATTTAAACCAAGATTAAAATGAAACA
Protein-coding regions in this window:
- a CDS encoding PEP/pyruvate-binding domain-containing protein; translation: MKENILSNLKTYAFKEVTFDKLMQNRINKVLIVCSNYDFYMLEEDGRIEERIFNEYTSLNLRHPPNFIHANSAKRAIKMMETHQIDIVITWLDIGNYNAFETSKKIKEAYPNVPIAALSHHSSQLRSKLQKENTDSIDFVFHWNGNADIFLAIIKLTEDRMNAEVDINTIGVKAILLVEDSLKFYSRYIPLIYKVILKQTQGLMSEGLNEHRKMLLMRGRPKILLATTFEEGIELFDTYKENLLGVISDVNYFKDGVRNKEAGFLLLDYVRKYKRYFPFLMQSSNENNERRTLELKGKFLYKHSETLGVDIKNYIIKYFAFGDFEFWDPTQMKVLATAKDLGEFQRAIKKVTEDCLMYHAKRSEFSKWLKSRALFPLADLLSVIEYDEFENNGQIRDFLLNSIKSYLVYRSRGVIVKFNKDKYDEFVGYARIGEGALGGKARGLAFIDSFLKRNNLYNKYKNVSITIPRTVVISTEVFDQFIETHKLIKFAAKCTDDDKILNEFISKDLPEWALEDIRAFLKTTTCPIAVRSSSMLEDSNYQPFAGVFATYMIPNSEINKKVEMVSNAIKSVIASAFFENSKAYLKAISHTIEEDKMAVILQEVIGKPYQDVYYPNISGVARSINFYPIGDEKASEGIANIALGLGEIIVGGGQTLRFSPSYPKKILQLSSPGSTQRETQQYFYGLDLNPDSYKVSTCEAINKKKVTIRKAENHGSLKFVASTYDLQNNMIRPGVMHDGIRVITFDNILKYNTFPLPEILQELLRVGQREMRNPIEIEFAVKLDVPTGKPKEFSFLQIRPIIESVETVSKLPENLDISETIIYSESALGNGKYENICDVVYVKPETFNSANTRDIASAVEEINKKFVALDKPYILVGPGRWGSSDSWLGIPVLWSQISAAKIIVESGLNDFRIDPSQGTHFFQNLTSFKVGYLTINPFIKDGFFDVDYLNNQEAVFEDSYLRHISFKKDLTVIIDGKNNKAVIFKEGISLENSTSNKEESFEELPPEGFM
- the pheS gene encoding phenylalanine--tRNA ligase subunit alpha, which translates into the protein MLDKVKELIGDVKSFNASTKEEVETFRIKYLGSKGLLKDLFAEFKNVDAELRKDFGQALNNLKKSAEGKVAELSESLDSTTSHKSFYGDLSRPSEPINLGSRHPISLVKNQIIDVFNRIGFTVSEGPEIEDDWHNFTALNLPEYHPARDMQDTFFIEQDPDILLRTHTSSVQVRYMEENKPPIRTISPGRVFRNEDISARAHCIFHQVEGLYIDTDVSFADLKQTLLYFTKEMFGKSKIRLRPSYFPFTEPSAEVDIYWGLETETDYKITKGTGWLEIMGCGMVDPNVLKNANIDPTKYSGYAFGMGIERIAMLLYQIPDIRMFYENDKRFLEQFKSVL
- a CDS encoding GbsR/MarR family transcriptional regulator — protein: MKEKICKVKMGLVEKLGVHLEDREHLAPVAARILSYIILTGKKGTTFEDMVTILCASKSTISTHLNHLQDLNKIVYFTKTGDRKKYFIINKGMVLQHIDNMINKWGEEREIHLELKNYKETINTKKIENESEKFDLSFHDDYIKFIDGATASVEELRLKLANNKFDI